The genomic region AAatgcctgattttttttctttaataagTAAAAAGATaatgaacaaaataattaagtaAAAGGGATGGTTAAGTTGATTGTCTAAGTACTCAAAAAGCTCAACGAATTTCGGATAAAATATCCTCCCTTGCAATTTACGCCTCACAAAGAATCTTCTTCGTTTGTTGTTTTTCAACCTGTCAAGTGTCAACAATAcaataatgaattattcagatGATGTCACGATTGCATAACACACTGGAACAGGTGATGACGCGGTGATACACAGCGCGGTGAAAAACACGGTTCTCAAATCACTTGATTGATTTATCGGGATATCCGTTGATTTATCAATATATTAATCCACTTATATGTGCACAACATGCGTTGGATTTATGTCAGCGGATTACCATTTGATTGTTCATTGGGGCTTGAGAAAATAGTGAATTTAGCTGAACGAAGTTTACCTAGATATTGGCGACTGCGCCTGGACAGAACAGACTTGACTACTGAATTGAGGTGTTGAACGAATGCGGCTTCCCTCTGGTTGTTCCATCCCCACTACCCACGTTCAACTTCTCCCTAAATAGTCGATTAATAGTTAATTTATTATACTTTTAAAGCAATGCGTGCTATTTATTTAATGGGAaacaaaatagaattttctcatttgaaATCGGTCGTTAATCGTGCATTAGTCGTTTgtgttttatcaattttttgtcaGGCCGACATTGAAAATGTTTATAAAGAGTTAATCAATGCTTCTCGAAATATTGTTTGTCCATAGTCCATTTGATATAGCATATTAAGTAACTGTTGAAGGTTGCATTTCGCTGCATGGTTGAAGGTAAAAGACATGCGCTATCTACTGCCTAGTCAAGGGCGTGAAGAAAGTTGATGAGTATTCCGTCATTTGCTATTAATAAACCATTTAACATTATCCCAGAAAGcaatataatttatacatcagtctCTATGTCGGCATCGCTTCTATTTAACCCAGGGGGATTATGAGTATCGATTTAACAACATTGAGTTAATGACGGTGGGTGAATCATTGATGTAGTGAAAGGGAAGACCGTGGAAAACTTGATATTGACTTTTTCAAAATCGAGTAATTTCGGTGGagaattttctatttcttcCAATTCACATATTTCTTGTTGATCTTGCGGAGATAAATATTCTGCAAAATTTGCGGAAGTCACAGTGTGGCCATTGATTTGGGAATtggtataaaaaattcaattatcgaaTCACTCCTGTACTTGACACAATCATCTCCAGGAAGTTGATCCCATCGTCTATAATTGACGGAATGCGCCACATTATTTTTGCATGTATACTGGGGTCACAGTTTATATGAGTTAGTCATTTAGGATAGGGCTGAAAACAGGAAATCCACCCTCCTACAAATATCATATAACTGGTATTTCTGCACTTGTTGCTCACGACATGCAAAACAGTTGTCTTTTGTTGAGCGTCACGAGACAGGTGGTTGCTCTGATAGCACGAAATGcttaaaaatcgattttcgaactctaataaaaaaaaacttacagGAAAGTAAATAAAGGGTTTCAAATGACGAAAAGCACAAATTGAATATTATGACTAAACTGAAATAATTAAGTGGAATGATATATAATGTAGAACCATGATCATAATCGCCTCAATATCAATGTCCACGACCAATTGGCGTCACGTATTTCTGACGTTATTGATTAGTTgtgttaaaattgaattcccgGGGAGAATTTAAACTGTGTTACCGCCGTTCTCCGCACATAGTACGGGCGTCACTAGCTGTCAGATCCCTGAACCCCTCCCGTCTCTATCATGTGCACCAGCTGTAGATTTCTAGGTCATCGCGAATACGTATAATCAGCCGTATTCGCATGCCAACTATGAAGCTCTGCGAGAACACCTGTTATCGTTTATTTTAACTTGAACATAGTTGTGAAATTCTTCTTTATTTTGCGAACACTCACATTAACGGAATCGCAAGCTTATATATTATATGCGAGCTGCAAAACAAGGGAGATTTTTTGGCATTGACAGGTGAGTGGAATGTTTATCTTATCATtctttccaataaaatttaggAAATATTTATACATATCGTACAAGCTGCACACTTCTATTGATAATAGTGAATTTGAGATGAAATATTGTCTGAGAAAagttaaaatttatattaatttaatctATGCCATTTATATGGTAGGAAAAGTTAGTTAATAATTTACAAGAGATAAGAATTCCTCAATTCATCATAGTCGATACTCATAAtgtcatatttttcaatgatctTCAGTAATTAACGTAACTTCAAATTGGTATTAATTATGTTTCATTATTAAACTCAGTGCTGTTTACCCTATcaactaatttttattatctattGTTGAGTGATAACAATGAGATAAGCATTGACTGCTTATCATTGTATTGTTGGGTAACGTATTCTATCGTTAACGTCTTTCACAATTCAGGCCATTTTTTCAGTGAGTATAGAATGATCTTGGAAGTTTGCCATTTTACACCGAAATATCAACGATCTTTCGAAAATAGTGCAATTTAGTCTTTAGTTCTTCTCGTTATTTCTTCGGACAAAAATGActcttaaataattattttcaatagcaCCGAAAAATACGTATTAAGCGGTGATGGATACGGTGAAAGGATTTGTCAACGAGACATTCAAAGATAAGGAGCCCTGGAAGATTGTTGCAATAACAACGGGCTCAGTCTTGAGTGCGGTCTGGCTATGGAACTTTTTGGATCAAGACGAGAGTGTCGTAgagcgaggaaaaaaaaagatatttcAATTACTCAGACGGCTTCCGCTAGTtcgtgataaaataaaaaacgaatTGGATGGGATGAAGTGCACATTTGAGAGGGAGTCCTTGAAGAGAGTGAAGGATATTGACTTTGTCACCAAACTGCCACTCAATGGTTTAACTCACGAAGAAATCCTTGACGCAGTTAAGAGGCTCATCAAACTGGGTAattcaatatatttcataTATATATGGTTATTCAAGATTCTTAATGTTAAAGCTTCTATTGGAGTCCCATTTCACCTGAATTTTCCATATATtctcaaatgaaatttttaaaaaatggaaagagtATTTATCTATTATTTCTTTGCTAGCAAATAAAGTAGCATGCTTGGATATCTTTAAAGATAATCTTTGTAATTTACAGCTGATAATGCGAAAATTTCTCATCTTTCAGGTGAATTTGACTGGCAACATGGTAGAGTGTCAGGCGCTGTTTACAGACACGACGAAAAacttattaaattaatgtctGATGTTTATGGAATTGCTTCTTACACGAATCCGCTACACCCAGACATATTTCCCGGTGTTTGTAAGATGGAGGCCGAAGTTGTAAGAATTTCATGTCGACTATTTCATGGAGATGAAGCATCTTGTGGAACTgtgagtttattttatttaccaaTGAAAACTGGAAAATAAGTAGTGGACATATTGTTTCAAATTAACTTTACCATAATCActcacttgattttttgagatttttgttgataattggTACACTTCTTCATTTCAGATGACAACTGGAGGGACAGAATCTATTCTATTAGCTTGTAAGGCTTACAGGGATTATGCAAAAGCAGTTAAGGGAATCACAAGGCCAGAAATGGTAGTTCCATCAACTGCTCACTCTGCTTTTGACAAAGCCgctcaatatttaaaaatcagaGTGCGAACAGTGCCGATAAATCCGAACAGCTTCACTGTCAAGATCAATGACATGGAGAGGGCTATAAATAAGAATACAATTATGGTAATACAGTCTTGAAAAATATGGTGTTTACAGGCAtctaataatatatttttttagctTGTTGGATCGACGCCGAATTTTCCTTATGGTACTTTTGACAATATTGAGGCGATCTCAGAGCTCGGCGTCAAGTATAATATTCCAGTGCATGTTGATGCATGCCTGGGTGGATTCCTGCTCTGTTTTATGCCTGATGCTGGCTTCAGTGTACCAACGTTTGACTTCAAGTTGCCAGGAGTGACTAGTATCTCGGCCGACACTCATAAGGTACTTAAATAACAATTTATGGGATTATTTATCAActagttgaattatttttggctTAAACTCATCTTTGAACTCGCAAAAACATGAGAAAAACATTAAATTCAAAGAGCCAGTTCTAAAAGTGGAACTTTGGAGTTTTCTCTGTGTACCCAGAATACgtgaatcaattttcatttcattattgaattgaaaaataatttttatgtctgTAGTATGGATATTCACCGAAAGGCTCATCAGTAATCCTCTACAGAAATACAGAATACAGGCACTATCAATTCACTATAACAACAGACTGGCCAGGCGGTATTTACGGTTCACCAACTGTCAATGGTTCACGTACTGGTGGAATAATTGCTGCCTGTTGGGCCTCACTCATGAGCTTTGGATACAACGGCTACTTGGAGTcaacgaagaaaattattgaaactaCGCGATACATAGAAAACGAGTACGTCATCAATGAAACTCTCAAATTAGCCTCCCTCCTCGATAttcattgatcattttttaattaaattaattttcagactGAGGAAAATTGATGGTATCTTCATCCTTGGTACTCCAGCTACCTCTGTTATCGCCCTTGGTTCCCATCAATTCCACATTTATCGACTATCTGAGGCCCTTATTACCAAGGGATGGAATCTCAATGTCCTTcagttccccagtgccattcaccTTTGCGTTACTCATGTTCACACTCAGTCCGGTATTGCGGATGAATTTTTGCAGGATGTCAGAGATATTCTCATAGAGATTAAGAAGCATCCTGAAGATCCCGTCGAAGGAATGGTATGtgcacgtttttttttcacaaaattacATCTGTATGAAACCCCCAATATTCACCCAATCATCTTCAGAATGCatcattttcagaaaaaatgtaaatgttgAAAACTTAAATGtttcttttttgtttaatcGTAGTTCGCGATGTATGGCATGAGTCAGACCATCGCCGATCGGGCTGTGGTGGAGGATT from Diachasmimorpha longicaudata isolate KC_UGA_2023 chromosome 1, iyDiaLong2, whole genome shotgun sequence harbors:
- the LOC135165956 gene encoding sphingosine-1-phosphate lyase — its product is MDTVKGFVNETFKDKEPWKIVAITTGSVLSAVWLWNFLDQDESVVERGKKKIFQLLRRLPLVRDKIKNELDGMKCTFERESLKRVKDIDFVTKLPLNGLTHEEILDAVKRLIKLGEFDWQHGRVSGAVYRHDEKLIKLMSDVYGIASYTNPLHPDIFPGVCKMEAEVVRISCRLFHGDEASCGTMTTGGTESILLACKAYRDYAKAVKGITRPEMVVPSTAHSAFDKAAQYLKIRVRTVPINPNSFTVKINDMERAINKNTIMLVGSTPNFPYGTFDNIEAISELGVKYNIPVHVDACLGGFLLCFMPDAGFSVPTFDFKLPGVTSISADTHKYGYSPKGSSVILYRNTEYRHYQFTITTDWPGGIYGSPTVNGSRTGGIIAACWASLMSFGYNGYLESTKKIIETTRYIENELRKIDGIFILGTPATSVIALGSHQFHIYRLSEALITKGWNLNVLQFPSAIHLCVTHVHTQSGIADEFLQDVRDILIEIKKHPEDPVEGMFAMYGMSQTIADRAVVEDLTRCFIDSMYFTPLKEIEEEMN